atatacagggtgtttcaaaAAGTTCATATCAAACTTGTGCAATACGTAGcggtttttctttctcttccggCAGACACAATTTAGATATTCTACGCTTAAAATAACAGCTTCTTTTTAAAATTCTGACACGAATAAAACTCCAACTCACCCCTCTATTACAACGCTCCCGAAGTTTGATCCAACTTTTTAAAACACTCTGCATATTTCCATCTTACATGTACATCTACAGGTGAGAAAGCAAAGAGAGGGAGAAAGGAGAGGAAGAGCCGCAAGTCAACCGGTGCATTTCACTGCGCGTGAACCACGAACTGCGAAATATCTGCCAGTGCGATTCGCATCGGCGCGTTCGAAACGAAAAAGGAGATAGTCGCCTCCCTGTTTCTTGGTTCGATCACGATAAAGGTGATGGGACGCCTGGATCCAACGATGCACGAATTTCAGACTCGCTCCTTGTGTACACCCTGATGGAACCAAGTGAGATTTCGCGTCGAtaacaaagaaaataaataatttgcaCCTTGGAGAAACACCAAGATAAAGGGCTTATCAGATTGCTGAGTGTCCGTACCGTGAACCGTTGCAACAATTTACGTTAAGCACGGTTTCGTGCACAACGTAGAAATAACATTATCGAAAACGGAGAAAGTACGAGGAATTATTAAACGTTATGCTCGCTGGTTGACGGCGAAGATTAAAGAGAAAAGTTCCCAGATACGAATCCAACGCCGTCAACAGAATCCAGTCAAAATAAAGAATCGCGTAACCGATGAATACAGAGATAGATACATACATCGTACAGTGTGTTTAGCGAAAAGAGATTTCAGCGAGGACTACCCATCGAACCCGGTGGAAAATAAACAGAAATAGGACAAGTTCCAAGACTGGATCTAAATATAGGATATACCCAGTGTGCGTACTATGGGTGGGGCATCCTCGTAATCGTCTCTGTTTGCCACTTTTCCTCTCCTTGCTCTCTTCGCCAGGAGAACTCGAAAAGACGACCTATAACCGTACGCCCATAGAATCCATACTCCAACGACTTACGCGTCCGAGAAAACAGGCCTCCGCGTTCATTCATATCCTACGATACGCGCGTCTAGAGACACTTTCCTCGCCACAATATGTGACTTGGACGATTGATTCCTGGCGCTGGTTTAGTAGTTTCCCAAGAATGCATCGGTTTGCACGGGCTCAATTTGTTTTTGTCGATGTAGTAAAGCAATTCGTAAAAGTCGTTGTATCGTATAATCTATGAAAAACTTATTATCACTGAAATATATAGCGCTATGCTTCGTGACTTTCGTTCTGTGCTATTACTGTATCTAATCTTACGTACGAAGACGTAACAACAACGAATATATTCGGTGGAAATAAGAACGCGACAGTTTTGTCAGTAGAATAGTCTGTAGCAAGAACATGTGCAGTAACATAAAAAGACTTTCGCGATTGTGCACACGGCTCGTTTGATTTTTAACGCTTCGTCCAACGTTCCAATTCGAATAAATATTTCTGAAAGTTTGAATATCGAAAGATCGCGGATAAAAGGACCGATTGAACATTGTGTTTACGATTTCTTAAAAGACCGGCAGCGACAAAGGAAGTGTACGTCGCCTGAGAAGAAAAGCCTGGAGGCAAAGTACCTATCTACGATTTAGATCATCGGCCGGTCCTTTCAAAGATGCGAGCGAGGATCGAATTACCAGCTCAATTCATCCATGAACTTCTGCGTAGCCGAATATATCGCGTGTTTGCGAAGAGCCGCCGGTATTGTACGCTCGAACGAACCTACCGAAAACGTCGCCGATACGCGTTATATTTCTCGATCCGACACCCTTCCTTTCACTTCGCAAAGATTCCGtgcgttttcttctttctatcgGTTTCTGAAGCACAAGAGAGACCGCTTTTCCCGTCATTTGGCCACCATCTGGCTCCTTCGACCAAAGTATTTCGCGAAACAccgttctttctctctctctttctctatctctccTTTCTCCACAGCGATTATTTATAGCCGTATATATATACGCCGCAAACGTGAAACAACTCCAACGCCCAAGAGATGAAAATATTCCCGGCCGCGTTTTTTATACGAGCTTCGAAATCGCGCTATAAAAGGAGGAACGACGGAAGCGTGTGCTTTCCATACGGAATACGTTCGTACGTTTTAACCCCCTGAAATACGCGATTCCATCGTCCCCGCGCTGCTTCTCGCGAGGCTGAACTTTAACACGACACATTCAAGGGCGTGACAAAAGCTCTATATCGAAAATCCTTCGAAATCCTTCGCCCTTCTTACCCTCGCGTTTATCATTTTTGTCTTGCTTCCAAGGTATGAGAATCATAAGAGGAAACTAGAGATACATATACGACGTTCCGGTTTAATCTTTATACCAcgatattcaaatatatatccATAGGCGAACATCATTGTATATTTTTCCACTGTGAGATTCGCCTACCGttaaaatttattcttcttcgtAGTAGGAATAGACAGTCGCAAAATTCTAAGACGAATTTTTTAAAATCGTGCTTGCAACATTTCTCCGTATCGTTTCTttctactttttaatttatcagGTTGTCCACTGTAAATGATTCGTACAGTTTGATCAGAGAATTATCTGGTCATCTGAGCATTTTACGTTCAATTTATAAAACATAGTTGTTTTTCTTTGTACGAACCTAACTTATTTTCAAACTACTGACCTATTAGTGTATactgataaatatttatcgagattagattatttctaaatattcgtTTTTACTGTTTCATAATTGTCGATAAGATATGCTTAATTATGCGTAAGCAATCGGATATTCTTAAGACTATCCTTGCGTATTAAAAACTGTGCAATTGATCGAAgaataatgaattttttttaGCAAAGATTAAACTTCTTTATAGTGCAAAAAATCAAAATAGGTTGAGATATCCTGATTAACTGTGTCAAGGTCACTCAAATTTTTTCGGTTAGCTCGAGTATCAACATATATTCCACGTGATGGTTCTATCGAAGTTACCTTGCCAATTTAACCAAATGACTAATGGCGTGGGATGAAAATGACGCGAAGGAGAGAACGAGTAACTAGTAGTGACTACGTATTAAGCCTGCGATTCGAAAGAAACGTTCCTCTTATCGACGTCACTGAAAGTAAACCAGCGAGGCCAGAAGAGCTTGCGTGGGAGAGAAACGTGACCACTTTGATAAGGGATCGCGATAATTGTATTCTTACACGTTGTGGACCTCACAGGAAGCCATCGGTATCGTGACCGTCGGGCCAATTATTGTTTGTAACAAGCCAACCACTTTTTCCCCCTTCCACTTTCAATTCAAAAAACCTTGGTTAATTTCTGCCGCGTAAATTCACGTAATTGCAAAGGGTCACCACCAACTTAAAAAACTTTTCGCCTATCTTCAGCTCGCATCGCGCAAGCAGGATATTAATTTTCTACTTCAGTGACGTTCAACGTGACAAACAAATTGTAAGTTACGATTTGCGTATACGTGGGTTAAATTTGGATATTAAGCTTGGACATGCATACAAATATGGAAATTAAGCTTTGAATCCTATCGTAGATGAAATTTCATCCCACGCGAATTGTTCTGATTTTCCTAAAAAAACAACTTGGTTCGATCGTCGTTATCGAATTCCAAGTGCGATGTGAGTCTTTCGGAAACCACGTTGTCGACTTTACAAATTGAAGTCGTCTAAGTAATAATAACTTTTTATAAGATATACAACAACTTTTACAAATGACCATATATCATACGCATATCCAGCTTAATTGCACAAGATAATATTAATTACCTTGTTTTAAGAATCAGATAGTAAATAAACCGATAAAGAGAGCTGTATCAATGTAGGTTCGATTTAGTACTTTATACAgcacaaaaaaataaaagatcagAAGAAGATAAGAGAAAGATAAGTAGTaaaaaaaagcagaaaaagattaaaaactCACCGAGCTCGATCACTAAAGAAATCAACCTTGCTCTTCTTCTTCATGATGACCTGGGGCTGATGAAGGGGGCTAACGCTGGGTTCGCTGGTGGCCGGTGGTGAGCTGGAACCAGTGCTGGACGAGAGCGAGCCAGCCCTTCCACGACCGGATTCGATCAACTGTGCCTCGGTTGGACCGCGACCATTCGTCGAAACGTGATTTCCGTGGCTCGGCGGTCCAGCCGAAACGGCTAAAGTAGGTCTGGTATTCTGACGATTGcgtcgtttcttcttcttcgcctcGTTCTCGTCTTGCCTGTTACCAGTAACGTTCCCGGTTCCCGGTGGCATCCAATCGAGATCTTTCTTCAGATGTCCACGTCCGCAACGACAGCCGCACGCTTTAAAGGCCAGATCGTAACCCTTTTTCGTCCAAAGATTCTGATGGCGCTGTCGCTCGGACCAGCTACGGGCGCGTCCGCAACTCTTCAAATACGTAAGCACGGTTTGCTCCCAGGCGTCGAAACACTCGCGATGCATGAACTGACCGATCGGGCAGTTATCGTTGTTGCACATCACCTTGACCGCGTCGTGTAAAGCGTTTAAGCGAATTAAAGCGTCACCCCGGAGGCACTCGCCGGTAGGCGTGCAGCAACGGGTCGTCTGATTCTGTGTTAGCAGGTTGTTCTCCATCGTGTCGTTTATACCACCGCCACCGGCTCCTCCTCCGCCGTTCTCCATCAGTACACCAGCGTGGCCGTTCGCGTGACGCCGCGGTGCCATCACTTCCTCCTCACGGATCGATGTCAAACCCGCCCTTACGAACCGGCCCGTCTCTTCCAACTCGTTGTACACCGTTGTGAACCACAAACCAACGCTTCGTATCGTGTTTTCTCGATTCTAGGGAAACTAGATAAGTGACACTCCGGTCGTAGACAAAGTAGCTAATCAGAGGTAAACTTCTGCACGGCTAACCGTTATacaacttcgtttctttcacgTTACGCCTCGGTTATTCTATTCTTCCATCTTCACGCATTTCCCGCGTCTCGGTTGCGTCGTCACACGCACATCCATTCAATGAGTGGCTTCTTGATGGTTTGCCAAGTGGCGCGCAGTAAATTGCAGAGACACGCAGCGGATGTATCTGGTACTGAAAGAAAAAAAGGCGCGCACCACAACGAGAAAAATCGCGCCGGTTCGATCGGTGATCAGGGATAGAACGAACACACGCTGGAACTAAGTGTCATTCGCTGATGTTCTTTCCTCTCAACACGGAGAATTTGTGAAAAACAGAAGTAATGGTCACTCCAAACACGATTATAAGAAATATCACTGTAAATAATGAGCGCGACTCGATTTCGGAAAGAATCTGTCTTTCGGTCGTGGCGTCGCAATGTGTTTCATGCAACAAAGTCAAGGTCAGCGTGGTTCCGCGACGCCACGTCGCGGTAGTTTCGACAAAGTCTAAGTCTCTCGATGACTGTTCGTGCTCGAAACTGCGTATATTGTCGACGAAGGCCTCGGATActcggtgtccaacgatatcgtACGAAAGATTATTCTCTAACCGGCACGGTCGGGCAAATGTGTCGGTTCGCTCTCGTCCGTCGAATGTCAGGGTCACCGGCGCAGAGCGCGCGCAGCGTGGAACGCAATTTTCGATCGAAGTTCCGTGACGCGTTCCCCGGCTCGCTCAAACGAAAgagacgacaacgacgacacaACGGATCCAACAAAACCTACACGCACACCGAGGCTCCgcttccttctcttttctttttctctcgtgcCACACGGAGAGTCCACGACGAAAAACACTTGCTCGCACGTAGGGTGCACCAGTCACTGAGCGCCGGCGACGACAGCGTGCCGGCTGCCGTGGCTCGGCGCGCGGGCGAGCGCGAAAGTGAGGCCCCATTGGGTGAAAGCGAAAGCATGGTGGGGGTCACGGCTAGCGCGCCAATCGATGCGCGCCGTTGTCGTCCCTCCGACGGGCGCACGCTACCTCTCTATATTTCTGTCCTTCTCCCGCTTATACGTCTGTCCTTCTCGCACTCGCAGCCGGCGCTGCAACACGAGCGCGCGTTTTACTTTTCGAAGCCGGCGAGGAGGCCTACGAATATGTAATCCTGGATACGGGTGTGCGCGTACGTGCAAGGGGACGTGTTTGCGCCACGAATACTATCGCGAGTCGACGTATCTCTCGAACTTACGCAGAAATCGTAACGAGATAATGCTCTGTAAATTGAAAATTCACTTCTACCGGATCCCGAATCTCGTTGCGAAGGGAAAGCGGGTTGAACGATTCGGAAGGAAACACCCAGAGACAGAGTTGAATTAACACAGTCAGAAATGGCGTTCGTGGATTGGCACGAAGGAAACCGAACTCTTGCCTCTTTTTTTATGCTTCGATGCTTCGTACTGGCTGATGTCCACGGAAACGTCTCAATCTCGTTACCGCTTATCACGTGGAAAACCTTTTCGATGTTCGATTATATGCACGATACGTTGTTGAAAGTTTTCGCGAGTCTCTCTATCGCTTTGACGTAGTAGTTGGCAGCGTAATACGTAGTACAGTCAGTGTACGTGCCCGATTCCACGTCTCTATTTCTAATTAGCAATGACTCAACTCGAGACGTATGGTCGCATGCCAATGATAAGCGAATGTACAATATTTTGCGCATAATCTAGTTATCGTAGAGGTATGTCCAAGTATTTACTTGTAGTCCTATATACAATTTCGAACAAGGACACGAAACATTCTAAAAACCGAGCACGGATTCCCTTCGAAGCGTTATATGTCGCGTATTCTTGCGGTCAGTAAATACGCTGCTCTGGTGACAGTGTATACATCGTGCTCGCTACACTCTGTTTTTCCCGAATGTAACTTCTCTCGTGTGTACTCTCGCTTCCAGGGATCACCGGTATGAAACACAACCGTATGCGTTTCACGAGGTGTAAATATTTACGCCGCTGGCCCTTGGATATATTACATCGAAATTCTAGAGAGAACGGTCGCGGTTCTTTTTGCGTCGCGAACTTAACCTCTTCTGTACGTGCTGTATTTTCGTGACGCGAGTTTTTTACGCTGTTCGCGCCTTAATATCGTACTCGTCATAAATTTCGATGACACATCGAGCGTAATGTTCGTTCCTGACGCGATCGCGAATCTCTTTCGAATATATGTGGACGTGAACTCGTGAGTACTGTTCGTGAGAATAAAAATTCGTGGACAACGATCCCGCAATAGGTATGTAAGCGGGCTTAGAGGTTAGTTCGACAATCTTTAAATTTCTCCAAGGTCACGGTCGTCCCTTCTTTGTAACATATCtgacatttatttttattttcagcgTCATTTTCAATGTCGCAGTCGTACCAACTGTTCGAGAAAGAATGCAGTCACACGATGAAATTTATTTGGAATCGAAACGCTATTCTGGACTTGTGACGCGATGACGTGAATACGTAGTCCGCAGCTGGCAAgtaaatacatacatactttCATACTTATTGGAACCACTCTAAGATTCAAGATTATTATGTGTAACGAGAGAAATCGCTTGGATGTTCGTAACGAACGTCGAGAGCGCATCGAAGCCATCTTCCGACCAGCACGAAAACAGCATTATGTTTACTTCGTTCTGTCCGCGATCTGAAAATATCGTGAATGCGTTTATTGATAAATAAATCCCAGCCCCCGGTATCTATATCGTTGCCCGCGATTTATTCCGTTGCTTTCTGTCTCACTCTCACGGTGTTTATCGAAATTCTTGACAAGCGAATTGCACAAACAACGCACAGATACATAACAGACAAGTGTATTGCGCTCGCTTCTTATCGTATGCGTCCCGCTTATCTACAACGAAGGTCATTAATGGCAGAGATTTCAGTCGTTGGTAGGCGAAATAAGAATTCATTGGTACAAAAATAAACCGTATGAAAAATCCGTGGCGTAAATCGTTGCCCCGCTTCTCTACGTGGTTACCGAACTTTCTGCCCGGTTCCCTTTTATCGACGACGTTGCGGTTGCTACAAAAAAGTATATTGGTCACAGGCGagaaataaagagaaaa
This sequence is a window from Bombus affinis isolate iyBomAffi1 chromosome 14, iyBomAffi1.2, whole genome shotgun sequence. Protein-coding genes within it:
- the LOC126924178 gene encoding headcase protein isoform X1 codes for the protein MAPRRHANGHAGVLMENGGGGAGGGGINDTMENNLLTQNQTTRCCTPTGECLRGDALIRLNALHDAVKVMCNNDNCPIGQFMHRECFDAWEQTVLTYLKSCGRARSWSERQRHQNLWTKKGYDLAFKACGCRCGRGHLKKDLDWMPPGTGNVTGNRQDENEAKKKKRRNRQNTRPTLAVSAGPPSHGNHVSTNGRGPTEAQLIESGRGRAGSLSSSTGSSSPPATSEPSVSPLHQPQVIMKKKSKVDFFSDRARQSCGANGIFSRRLDFSAFNSLPRTKLNSYHIKMEDEGNHGNDDTRCFILSTLAALQWSRVSCVLCRAPMLVFDRYPLVDGTFFLSPRQHSSACAEVKVEGRTQFLSAVCMSCLEGSGGQPVRCRCCTQPWDGSSLVLGTMYSYDIFAAMPCCTERLKCNSCQKPLIYPHQRLNFYSDYSRVFACPHCRAVDAHFVKPLSICFTREQFQLYSQWP